TCGAAAACAGGTCTCATACAAAAACAATGTCTGATTATACGGACCGGGATTACATGCTCTTGCTGGAGATGTATCAGGAGAGGATCCGCGACCTCAAAAAGGACAAAAGATTCAAATATACACAGATATTCAAGAACCACGGTGAGCTTGCAGGCTCATATATCCTGCACCCCCATTCCCATGTCCTCGCAACAACTGCTCTGCCCCAGAGGATTGAATTGGAGCTTACGCAATCAAAAACACATTATATGCAAAAAGAGCGGTGTCTTTTTTGCGATATTATAAGCCAGGAGACGAGTCAAAATAAGCGAGTGGTGAGCATAAATTCGAGTTTCATATCTATTTGCCCATTTGCCTCGAGATTCCCCTTTGAAGTTTGGATACTGCCGAGGTTTCACGACAGCAGTTTCGAGGATCTCTATGACGAAGGGACAAAACAGGAACTTGTCAGCATGTTTTCAGATATAATGAAAAGAATAGAAAAATTAACCAATGCATATACAATTGTTATACACTCATCGCCAAATATCGTTGAGATTGACACTCAGGATGAGGAATATTTACCGGTTACCGAACATTTTCACTGGCATATCGAAATACTCCCCCGAGATTTCAGGACCTCCAAATATAAAAGAGAAGATGAATTTTATGTCATACCAACCACTCCCGAGGAGGCTGCAAGGGCCTTGAAGGAAGAAAAGGTTTAATTTTCATTTTTCTTAAAATTGTTCTTGACAACTTAAACCACTATATATAGTATAGAGATGTTGTATACACACTAAATATGGGGGTTATTTCTATCTATACGTATAAAATTCAATACATTGTTTTTTGTAATTCTTAATCATTAAAAGGCACTTATGATTTTGAAAAGGGGGTATTAATGGAAACAACTGATCTAAATCTTTTTGTAAGGACATCGGAAGAAACCATATTAGACTGGGACAGGTCGAAAATATCCGATGCCCTGGTCCGCGAAACACTGATCGACTCGGACACGGCAAACGAAGTAAGCAGGGAAGTTGAGAAAATGATAAGGAAATCAGGCATTAAGGTCGTGACCGCCCCCCTTATCAGGGAACTGGTAAACGCAAAACTCATCGAAAAAGGATTGGAGAGTTCGCGGAAGATGCACACAAGACTTGGTATGCCTATTTATGATGTGGACAACCTTATTCTCCATCCGAATAAGGAAAATGCCAATGTTCCCCATGGGCCGGAGGCCACAAATCTCACGCTCGCCGAGAGGATTAAAAAGGAGTATGCCTTACTGTCCGTATTCTCACAGGATGTTTCCGA
The Pseudomonadota bacterium genome window above contains:
- a CDS encoding galactose-1-phosphate uridylyltransferase; the encoded protein is ENRSHTKTMSDYTDRDYMLLLEMYQERIRDLKKDKRFKYTQIFKNHGELAGSYILHPHSHVLATTALPQRIELELTQSKTHYMQKERCLFCDIISQETSQNKRVVSINSSFISICPFASRFPFEVWILPRFHDSSFEDLYDEGTKQELVSMFSDIMKRIEKLTNAYTIVIHSSPNIVEIDTQDEEYLPVTEHFHWHIEILPRDFRTSKYKREDEFYVIPTTPEEAARALKEEKV